One genomic region from Nocardioides plantarum encodes:
- a CDS encoding sensor histidine kinase encodes MRGRRRELTLAGQFLLLQLGVVALLLLIVGVISVRQSTATFESERGPAMRSVAESLAAQDFVRSTLLAAVDGEVAGPEVARLLAPPIESGLSPSDATDVLVVSLDGVVLAASDPSLVGSRADLGDSDVLQGRGWVGNVEPGASGDGERAVAGHAPVYAVVPDASGSGTRVRLVGAVLAEQTYPSIGDRLTGAAGNLALYLGLGALLGVVGTYVVSRVVKRSTRGLAPTEIANLADHREALLHSIREGVVAVGTDGRVTMMNDAARVTLGVAADPVGRHIADLGLGPHVEALLDGAGAAGTDGADAGAGEVQDAVALVGGRVVVFNRRSASSRGRGIGSVTTLRDRTELLSLQSQLSSNLSITDTLRAQTHEFDNQLHTISGLVQLGEYDEVRTLVGRITRHRSEIGAFVSARLEDPALAALMIAKDAVAVERGVELVLDPGSRLGPLPAEVSADLTTVVGNLVDNAVDACAGTADAQVEVWVTEVDGDVHVRVRDNGPGVPDELRDAIFVRGFSTKPDVLGGRGIGLPLVQLICTQRGGRVEVDRAAEEGGAEFRVVLPRGVSAAAVRQGVET; translated from the coding sequence GTGAGGGGACGACGTCGCGAGCTGACGTTGGCCGGGCAGTTCCTGCTCCTGCAGCTGGGGGTGGTCGCCCTGCTGCTCCTCATCGTGGGCGTGATCAGCGTGCGGCAGTCGACCGCGACCTTCGAGTCCGAACGGGGACCGGCGATGCGCTCGGTGGCCGAGTCGCTCGCCGCCCAGGACTTCGTCCGCTCGACCCTGCTGGCGGCGGTCGATGGCGAGGTCGCCGGCCCCGAGGTGGCCCGGCTGCTGGCACCGCCGATCGAGAGCGGCCTGAGCCCGTCCGACGCCACGGACGTGCTCGTGGTCTCGCTCGACGGCGTGGTGCTGGCGGCGTCCGACCCGTCCCTGGTCGGCTCCCGGGCCGACCTCGGTGACAGCGACGTGCTGCAGGGACGGGGGTGGGTCGGCAACGTCGAGCCCGGGGCCTCGGGGGACGGCGAGCGTGCGGTCGCCGGCCACGCGCCGGTCTACGCCGTCGTACCGGACGCCTCGGGATCCGGCACGCGGGTCCGGCTCGTCGGTGCCGTGCTCGCCGAGCAGACCTACCCGTCGATCGGTGACCGGCTCACCGGTGCGGCCGGCAACCTCGCGCTCTACCTCGGGCTCGGTGCCCTGCTGGGCGTCGTCGGCACCTACGTCGTGTCGCGGGTCGTCAAGCGCAGCACGCGCGGGCTGGCCCCGACCGAGATCGCCAACCTCGCCGACCACCGCGAGGCCCTGCTGCACAGCATCCGCGAGGGGGTCGTCGCCGTCGGCACCGACGGCCGGGTCACGATGATGAACGACGCCGCGCGGGTCACACTGGGGGTCGCCGCCGATCCCGTCGGCCGCCACATCGCCGACCTCGGGCTCGGACCGCACGTCGAGGCCCTCCTCGACGGAGCCGGCGCCGCAGGCACCGACGGGGCGGACGCCGGGGCCGGCGAGGTGCAGGACGCCGTCGCCCTGGTCGGCGGCCGGGTCGTCGTGTTCAACCGCCGCTCGGCGTCCTCGCGCGGTCGCGGCATCGGCAGCGTGACGACGCTGCGCGACCGCACCGAGCTGCTGTCGCTGCAGAGCCAGCTGAGCTCCAACCTGTCGATCACCGACACGTTGCGGGCCCAGACCCACGAGTTCGACAACCAGCTGCACACCATCTCCGGCCTGGTCCAGCTCGGTGAGTACGACGAGGTGCGCACGCTGGTCGGCCGCATCACCCGGCACCGGTCCGAGATCGGCGCGTTCGTGTCGGCCCGTCTCGAGGACCCGGCCCTCGCCGCGCTGATGATCGCCAAGGACGCCGTCGCCGTGGAGCGCGGCGTGGAGCTCGTCCTCGACCCCGGTTCGCGGCTCGGGCCGCTGCCCGCCGAGGTGTCCGCCGACCTGACCACCGTCGTGGGCAACCTGGTCGACAACGCCGTCGACGCATGCGCCGGGACGGCCGACGCGCAGGTCGAGGTGTGGGTCACCGAGGTCGACGGCGACGTCCACGTCCGGGTGCGCGACAACGGGCCGGGCGTCCCCGACGAGCTGCGCGACGCGATCTTCGTGCGCGGCTTCTCCACCAAGCCCGACGTGCTCGGCGGACGGGGGATCGGCCTGCCGCTGGTGCAGCTGATCTGCACCCAGCGCGGCGGGCGGGTCGAGGTCGACCGGGCCGCGGAGGAGGGAGGCGCGGAGTTCCGGGTCGTCCTGCCTCGAGGTGTGTCCGCCGCCGCCGTACGGCAGGGTGTCGAGACGTGA
- a CDS encoding Bug family tripartite tricarboxylate transporter substrate binding protein → MVAIALACATSSCGVTRGSDDPHNRRLQMMIPNSPGGGYDLTGRAAAKALEDNDLTGRFEITNVLGASGTVAMQRLANSEGADDLVMTMGLGVVGAVYTNRSDARVSDMTPIARLVEEQEGLLVPADSPFKTVDDLVEAWEADPGSVTIGGGSSPGGPDHLFPFQLAQEVGIEPRDVTYVPYDGGGPLTTALLGEKIDVGTSGLGEFEGQIEDGSLRVLAVSGEERLDGVDAPTLTESGIDLVFTNWRGVLAPPDISQEQVDYLVDLFTEMHDTDEWREALALNGWTDNFATGEEFTTFLEEQDRRVEDTLKELGLA, encoded by the coding sequence GTGGTCGCGATCGCACTGGCCTGCGCCACGTCGTCCTGCGGCGTCACCCGTGGCTCCGACGACCCCCACAACCGCCGGCTGCAGATGATGATCCCCAACAGCCCCGGCGGCGGCTACGACCTCACCGGTCGGGCGGCGGCCAAGGCGTTGGAGGACAACGACCTCACCGGCCGGTTCGAGATCACCAACGTGCTCGGGGCGAGCGGCACCGTCGCGATGCAGCGCCTGGCCAACTCCGAGGGCGCCGACGACCTGGTGATGACCATGGGCCTGGGCGTGGTCGGCGCGGTCTACACCAACAGGTCCGACGCCCGCGTGTCCGACATGACCCCGATCGCCCGGCTGGTCGAGGAGCAGGAGGGCCTGCTGGTCCCGGCCGACTCGCCGTTCAAGACCGTCGACGACCTGGTGGAGGCCTGGGAGGCCGACCCCGGCTCGGTGACCATCGGCGGTGGCTCGTCGCCGGGCGGACCCGACCACCTGTTCCCGTTCCAGCTGGCCCAGGAGGTCGGCATCGAGCCGCGCGACGTCACCTACGTCCCCTACGACGGCGGCGGCCCGCTGACGACGGCGCTCCTGGGCGAGAAGATCGACGTCGGCACCTCCGGTCTCGGCGAGTTCGAGGGCCAGATCGAGGACGGCTCGCTGCGCGTCCTGGCCGTCTCCGGCGAGGAGCGCCTCGACGGCGTCGATGCGCCGACCCTGACCGAGTCCGGCATCGACCTGGTCTTCACCAACTGGCGCGGCGTCCTCGCCCCGCCCGACATCAGCCAGGAGCAGGTCGACTACCTCGTCGACCTCTTCACCGAGATGCACGACACGGACGAGTGGCGCGAGGCCCTCGCCCTCAACGGCTGGACCGACAACTTCGCCACCGGCGAGGAGTTCACGACGTTCCTCGAGGAGCAGGACCGACGCGTCGAGGACACCCTGAAGGAGCTGGGACTCGCATGA
- a CDS encoding tripartite tricarboxylate transporter TctB family protein has protein sequence MTTTTNEPGTATEGPRIVDRAQYGLAAFLVAVGGYVVYDATTIPAGFADQPVQPYAFPYVVGAALLVLGVLLAVATARGDRPEAEDGEDVDLSAGSDWRTVALLVVVFAANVLLIGWLGWAITGALLFAGAAGVLGSRTHVKDLAIGAALSVGTWYGFYVGLGIPIPAGILDGIL, from the coding sequence ATGACCACGACCACCAACGAACCGGGCACCGCGACCGAGGGCCCACGGATCGTCGACCGGGCGCAGTACGGCCTCGCGGCCTTCCTGGTCGCCGTCGGCGGCTACGTCGTCTACGACGCGACCACCATCCCCGCCGGGTTCGCCGACCAGCCGGTGCAGCCCTACGCGTTCCCGTACGTCGTCGGCGCGGCCCTGCTGGTGCTCGGCGTCCTGCTCGCCGTGGCGACCGCACGCGGCGACCGGCCCGAGGCCGAGGACGGCGAGGACGTCGACCTCAGCGCCGGCAGCGACTGGCGCACCGTCGCCCTGCTCGTCGTGGTGTTCGCCGCCAACGTGCTGCTCATCGGCTGGCTCGGGTGGGCCATCACCGGGGCGCTGCTCTTCGCCGGCGCCGCCGGCGTGCTCGGCAGCCGCACCCACGTCAAGGACCTGGCGATCGGCGCGGCCCTCTCGGTCGGCACCTGGTACGGCTTCTACGTCGGCCTCGGCATCCCGATCCCCGCCGGCATCCTGGACGGGATCCTCTGA
- a CDS encoding response regulator, with the protein MIGVLVVDDDFMVARIHARFVEQTDGFEVVGTAHTGADALRLVEEVDPDLVLLDVHLPDLGGLEVLARLRAAGHHTAVVMVTAERGAEAVRAALHGGAMQYLVKPFDHADLADRLHRVAAALGVLAGGNGDADQAAIDQAFGTTPLRPGSGPLPKGLSPETADLVLAAMRERTEISASEAGELVGLSRVTARRYLEHFVETAAAEVRLRYGSAGRPERRYRAR; encoded by the coding sequence GTGATCGGGGTGCTCGTCGTCGACGACGACTTCATGGTGGCGCGCATCCACGCCCGCTTCGTCGAGCAGACCGACGGCTTCGAGGTCGTCGGCACCGCCCACACCGGTGCCGACGCGCTCCGCCTCGTCGAGGAGGTCGACCCCGACCTGGTGCTGCTCGACGTCCACCTGCCCGACCTCGGTGGGCTCGAGGTCCTGGCCCGGCTGCGCGCGGCCGGTCACCACACCGCCGTCGTCATGGTCACCGCCGAGCGCGGGGCCGAGGCCGTGCGGGCTGCGCTGCACGGCGGGGCGATGCAGTACCTCGTCAAGCCGTTCGACCACGCCGACCTCGCCGACCGGCTGCACCGCGTCGCCGCCGCGCTGGGCGTCCTGGCCGGCGGCAACGGCGACGCCGACCAGGCGGCCATCGACCAGGCGTTCGGGACCACGCCGCTGCGCCCCGGCAGCGGGCCGTTGCCCAAGGGCCTGAGCCCCGAGACCGCCGACCTGGTGCTGGCCGCGATGCGCGAGCGCACCGAGATCTCCGCCTCCGAGGCCGGCGAGCTGGTCGGGCTCTCGCGGGTGACGGCGCGTCGCTACCTCGAGCACTTCGTCGAGACCGCCGCGGCCGAGGTGCGGCTCCGCTACGGCTCGGCGGGCCGTCCCGAGCGGAGATACCGGGCACGGTGA
- a CDS encoding Mov34/MPN/PAD-1 family protein: MLTIDQATYDAIVAHAKRDHPDEACGVVAGPEGSDRPERHVPMVNAAGSPTFYEFDSTELLALYKQMWDRDEEAVVVYHSHTATEAYPSVTDIGLASEPGAHYVLVSTREHGNNEGPVEFRSYRIVDGVVTEEDITVVPSLTPEI; encoded by the coding sequence GTGCTCACCATCGACCAGGCGACGTACGACGCCATCGTGGCGCACGCCAAGCGCGACCACCCCGACGAGGCCTGCGGCGTCGTGGCCGGCCCCGAGGGCAGCGACCGGCCCGAGCGGCACGTGCCGATGGTCAACGCGGCCGGGAGCCCCACGTTCTACGAGTTCGACTCCACCGAGCTGCTCGCGCTCTACAAGCAGATGTGGGACCGCGACGAGGAAGCCGTCGTGGTCTACCACTCGCACACCGCGACCGAGGCCTACCCCAGCGTCACCGACATCGGCCTGGCCAGCGAGCCGGGCGCCCACTACGTGCTGGTCAGCACCCGCGAGCACGGGAATAACGAGGGTCCGGTCGAGTTCAGGTCCTACAGGATCGTCGACGGCGTCGTGACCGAGGAAGACATCACCGTCGTCCCTTCCCTCACACCCGAGATCTAG